The Gemmatimonadota bacterium region CAACTCTCCGAATCGCATAACCGAAACCTATCGTCCTGCATCGGCAATGAAGGCGAAGTCTATATCGACATCCCCGAAAATGGTGCCGGTCAAATCCGCGTGATGGAAAGCGGGGCTGTCAACTACATCTCTGCGCGCAGCAAAGACGGGCAGCCCATCCAGAACAAAACGCCGGTGCGCGTGCTGCGAACACTCGACATAACCACAGTTGAAGTCGAACCCATTCAATCCTGAACTTAAAGGAGGTATAATGCCCAACGAATTCATTCTCACCGTCATCCTGGCAGCTGTTGTATTATTGCTGTTCCTCACATTCATCTCGCGTTACAAGCGCTGTCCATCCAACAAAATCCTCGTCATCTACGGCAAAACGGGAGGTGGCACAGCCGCAAAATGTGTACACGGTGGTGCAGCTTTTGTCCTGCCCCTATTGCAGGACTACGACTACCTCGACCTCGAACCCTTTGTCGTACCCATTGACCTGGACAACGCGCTATCACAGGAAAACATCCGCGTATCCGTGCCCACCACAGTCACAGCAGCGGTCTCCAATCAACCAGGCATCATGCAAAACGCTGCCATCCGACTCTTGGGCCTTTCCCGTGAACAAGTTCAAAGCCAGGCACAGGACATCATCCTCGGTCAGATGCGCGCAGTCATTGCAACCATGCAAATTGAAGAAATCAATCAGGACCGACAGGCATTCATGACCAAAGTCAATGATGCTGTCTCCACTGAAATGGAAAAAATTGGTCTGGCTGTTATCAACGTCAACATCAAAGACCTCGACGACGAAAGCGGCTACATCAAAGCCATCGGTCAAAAAGCAGCAGCCGAAGCCGTGAACCAGGCATCCATCGACGTGGCCGAACAAGAACGACACGGACAAGTTGGCGTGGCCGAACGCGCACGCGATCGGCGTCGGGACGTCGCCGCAGCCGAATCAGAAGCCGAAGTTGGCGAAGCCGAAGCTGCGAGAAACAGACGACGACAGGTCGCCGCTCTCGAAGCCGAAGCCGAAATTGGCGAAGCAGAAGCAGGGCGAGACAAACGCCAAAACGTCGCCGCTCTCGAAGCCGAAGCCGTACAGTCAGAAACAGAAGCAGAAGCAAAAACAGCGGGCTATCGCGCACAACAACGCGTTGCAGAAGAAGA contains the following coding sequences:
- a CDS encoding SPFH domain-containing protein, whose amino-acid sequence is MPNEFILTVILAAVVLLLFLTFISRYKRCPSNKILVIYGKTGGGTAAKCVHGGAAFVLPLLQDYDYLDLEPFVVPIDLDNALSQENIRVSVPTTVTAAVSNQPGIMQNAAIRLLGLSREQVQSQAQDIILGQMRAVIATMQIEEINQDRQAFMTKVNDAVSTEMEKIGLAVINVNIKDLDDESGYIKAIGQKAAAEAVNQASIDVAEQERHGQVGVAERARDRRRDVAAAESEAEVGEAEAARNRRRQVAALEAEAEIGEAEAGRDKRQNVAALEAEAVQSETEAEAKTAGYRAQQRVAEEEARRKAEEAAKGADGAIRVAQETAEKAAEEARALREEARLRAEIVVQAEAEKQRQVVQAEAEKEQRRLIAEGEAAAILAQKQAEAQGTQAILNAKAEGYRQLVEACGDNDQAAAAFLIIERLTEVANIQAEAISNLPIDKVMVWDSGNGESGMSNLGQRLMGALPPMHDLARLAGLELPEFLGKMNGEQTPGENGKSDTSKDAEA